One window from the genome of Desulfatiglans anilini DSM 4660 encodes:
- a CDS encoding cation:proton antiporter domain-containing protein gives MLDGNSFLEIAAVLSLATLLGIVGQRLRQPLLIMFLATGILAGPSWLGIIQSYHEIELLAHMGIALLLFIVGLKLDLGLIRTTGPVALATGLGQIVFTSAIGFLIALALDIPPVDAAYVAVALTFSSTIIIVKLLSDKKEIDSLHGQIAIGFLIVQDIAAILALVALTTFGSPIAAGQSAWTGSLLIAAKGLGLLAFAALMTRYVLPGLALRLAYSQELLILFAIAWAVCLGAGGEWLGFSKEVGAFLAGVSLASTDYRDAIGARLTSLRDFLLLFFFIDLGARLEWTMVGSQVGAAGLFSVFVLVGNPLIVLAIMGFMGYRRRTAFLAGLTVAQISEFSLIVAALGLSIGHIAPETMGLITLVGVVTIFVSTYMILYSGSLYHLLSKPLKVFERRTPFRECAVDSLEGAPQLDVILVGLGTYGRGIAECLLRRRKTLLGVDFDPQVLRTWRSRGVPVLYGDMTDPELHEHLPLNKARWVVSTVRSRHLDLELLHHLRDRGVEAKVAVSAANEAEADLFKQEGAHVVFRPFADAAEQAADALTRSMEMLPKNIDWPIAFQEIRIRSGASAAGKTIKDIPLRSQTGVSVLAVSRAGRVLYEPGPDFQVYPGDRLVVMGPPDELQEAEAMLDQPVEDLDGERTDRFEINEIRIGENSELGGRTLAELQFRQKYEATVIGIIRGGQRITALRTTERLQPGDGLVVIGAAEAVKGLKGMEPL, from the coding sequence ATGCTCGACGGCAATTCTTTTCTTGAAATCGCGGCTGTTCTGAGTCTTGCAACACTGCTCGGCATCGTCGGCCAGAGGCTCCGACAGCCCTTGCTGATCATGTTCCTGGCGACGGGCATCCTTGCAGGGCCTTCGTGGCTGGGGATCATCCAGAGCTACCACGAGATCGAGCTGCTTGCGCATATGGGCATCGCCCTCCTGCTGTTCATCGTCGGGCTGAAACTCGACCTCGGTCTGATCCGCACAACGGGCCCGGTCGCTTTGGCGACGGGTCTGGGGCAGATCGTTTTCACTTCTGCGATCGGCTTCCTGATCGCGCTGGCTCTGGACATCCCGCCCGTCGATGCTGCCTACGTGGCTGTCGCCTTGACCTTTTCGAGCACGATCATCATCGTCAAGCTCCTGTCGGATAAGAAGGAGATCGATTCGCTGCACGGCCAGATCGCCATCGGCTTCCTGATCGTTCAGGACATCGCCGCCATCCTGGCGCTGGTCGCATTGACCACGTTCGGTTCGCCGATTGCGGCCGGCCAATCGGCTTGGACGGGTTCGCTCCTGATCGCAGCCAAGGGTCTGGGCCTGCTCGCCTTTGCGGCCCTCATGACCAGGTATGTCCTTCCAGGCCTGGCGCTGCGGTTGGCCTATTCCCAGGAGCTTCTGATCCTGTTTGCCATTGCCTGGGCTGTGTGCCTCGGGGCGGGGGGAGAGTGGCTCGGGTTCAGCAAGGAGGTGGGGGCGTTTCTGGCGGGAGTCTCCCTGGCATCCACGGATTACCGGGATGCAATCGGGGCGCGATTGACCAGCCTGAGGGATTTTCTGCTGCTTTTCTTTTTCATTGATCTCGGGGCACGCCTCGAATGGACGATGGTCGGCTCTCAAGTGGGTGCAGCGGGCCTTTTTTCGGTCTTCGTCCTTGTCGGGAACCCGCTGATCGTCCTGGCGATCATGGGCTTCATGGGTTACCGGCGGCGTACGGCCTTCCTTGCGGGGCTGACGGTGGCCCAGATCAGCGAGTTCTCTCTCATCGTGGCGGCGCTGGGGCTCAGCATCGGCCACATCGCTCCGGAAACCATGGGCCTGATCACCCTGGTGGGGGTGGTGACCATTTTCGTTTCGACGTATATGATCCTGTATTCGGGTTCCCTTTATCATTTGTTGTCCAAGCCCCTGAAGGTGTTCGAAAGAAGAACGCCTTTCAGGGAATGCGCCGTCGACTCCCTTGAAGGAGCCCCGCAGTTGGATGTGATCCTTGTGGGTCTCGGCACGTATGGGAGGGGGATTGCGGAATGCCTTTTGCGGAGACGCAAGACGCTCCTGGGCGTCGATTTCGATCCGCAGGTCCTCAGGACCTGGCGGTCCAGGGGAGTGCCGGTGCTCTACGGCGATATGACGGACCCGGAGCTGCATGAACATCTGCCCCTCAACAAGGCGCGATGGGTGGTCAGCACGGTCCGTTCGAGGCACCTGGACCTCGAACTGCTGCACCATCTGAGAGACAGGGGGGTCGAGGCCAAAGTGGCGGTGAGCGCGGCGAACGAAGCGGAAGCGGATCTGTTCAAGCAAGAAGGCGCACACGTGGTCTTTCGGCCTTTCGCGGATGCCGCGGAGCAGGCCGCCGATGCCCTGACCAGATCCATGGAAATGCTGCCGAAAAACATCGATTGGCCGATCGCGTTTCAGGAGATTCGCATCCGCTCCGGGGCGTCTGCAGCCGGAAAGACGATCAAGGATATCCCCCTGCGCTCGCAGACCGGTGTTTCCGTGCTGGCGGTGAGCCGGGCCGGGCGGGTGCTATACGAGCCTGGGCCTGATTTTCAGGTCTATCCCGGTGATCGGCTGGTTGTCATGGGGCCGCCCGATGAGCTGCAGGAGGCTGAAGCCATGCTCGATCAACCCGTGGAGGATCTCGATGGGGAGCGGACCGACCGGTTCGAGATCAATGAGATCCGGATCGGTGAAAACTCCGAGCTGGGCGGCAGGACCTTGGCCGAACTGCAGTTCCGCCAGAAGTATGAGGCGACCGTGATCGGCATCATCCGGGGTGGTCAGCGGATCACCGCCTTGCGCACCACAGAGCGGCTGCAGCCCGGAGACGGTCTGGTCGTCATCGGGGCTGCCGAGGCGGTCAAGGGTTTGAAAGGGATGGAGCCTCTCTAG